A window of Phaseolus vulgaris cultivar G19833 chromosome 4, P. vulgaris v2.0, whole genome shotgun sequence genomic DNA:
aataaaatctaattttaaagaaaaaatataattaatttttatattaattaaattaaatactattttaaagataaaaaattattgatatctaaattagtttttattattaataagtttttaaattagtatttatttagttaccaatatttttttaaaataatatctaatttaattaatataataattaattacttttttttatttaaaattaatttttatttaataatctaCATCATACCAATAGTGGATTCTAAATAAAATGTGTCgcacaaacaaaaacaaatgcGTAAGAGTACCCCAAATTATCTCAAACTGTAAATATTTGCAAAGAAAAACCgcattatttattaaaaagaaaaacggTTATATGTGACAAGTAAGAGCTAGATCTAATGCACTTAATAGAAAGGGAAAAAAAACattgattttttattacaaaagagagagaaaacatGACTAATCCTCTGTCATAATAATATGAATCAACTTGTTATcatgtctatatatatatatttggatAGAGAACTCCTCAAGATTCTCATCAGCATCTCCTCATAGTCCTCCCCCGCTATAATAGGATTAAACTCAAGAAAGAGAAATAGAATTCACACATTATGTTTTtacttcttccttctctttaaGTCGTGAATCCATAAACCAACAAGCATCTACTAAAAGCTTATCATCATTTAAAGTGATATAAATATGTCACTTGACATTAGAGTTAGTCATTTTAATTGTtcattacaaaatatttatctAACTCAGGTCAATTGTAGCTAGCTTTTACATTCTTTTATAACTATTACATGACATTGTAGATGACTGGAAATAACCAACAATTATGTAGAACGATTCATTTTACAGCATAAATtggaaaatttaaaagatatgcAGTATACTTAATTTCAGGAAATAGAGTATTTTGGAACTGATCTAGTGGGAGAAGAAAGCAAAGGTTTGGGTGGGATTTGTAGAGAATCCACGGTGTCTTCCAACATATTTATCACGTTGCTCATTGTTGGTCTGTCATTAGGAAATGTTTGAGTGCACCATAAGCCCACTATGGCCAACCTCTTTGCAATCTTATTTTCTTCTGTTGTCATCACCATATTTGGTACCAAATCATTGTCCAACTCAAGCTTATTGTATGCCCAGTGCGGGAAGTATATCTCACTTGTACGACTAGCTTCGGCATTAATGTTCTTCCTTCCTCCCACCATCTCTAACAGCATCATTCCATAACTATAAACATCAGACTTATGTGAAGCTCTTCCAAGATTTCTACTCCACATTTCTGGAGCTACATACCCCATTGTTCCTCTAGCATCTGACAAGGAAACAATACTTTCATTCCTAGGACACAGTTTTGCCAATCCAAAATCCGATATCTTTGCATAAAAATTCTCATCCAAAAGAATGTTATGTGGTTTTATGTCAAAGTGAATAATTCGAGTATTGCATCCCTTGTGTAAGTATTCTAACCCTTGAGCTATGTCCCTTGCAATTTGATATATAATATCCCAACTCAAAGGTGGAACTACTTCACAACTTTTTCTATAAATGAATTTGTCAAGTGAACCATTGGACATAAATTCATAGATGAGAGCTCTGTTGCGACCTtccaaacagaatccaagaagcgAGACCACATTAACGTGAGAAGTTCTACTAATACTAGCAACCTCATTGATAAATTCTTCACCATTTTCTTTCGATGCACTCAACATCTTTACAGCAATAGGACTACCATTGAATAACTTACCTTTGTAGACAGTACCAAAACCACCTTGTCCCAGCTTCTCTTTGAAGTTCTTGGTCATTTGTTTTAAATGTGataatttatatctttttagAGCCAGAGAGCCGTCAATTTTAAGGAATGCTTCAATATTTTGATTACATTTTGAAGTCAGCCCAAAACTCGCTAGCCAGGTTGATGACTTGTATCTTGcacataaaattgaaattaatattaAGACTCCTGCAATTGCTGAACCTAGAACACCTGTTAGCAGATGAGAAATTAATGTTGACATTTCATTCTCTAATCTACTTTTAtcttcaaatataaataaagaagaGTTATGAATagtgaatttaaatttaaacaaactttaattttccaactctaagaaaattTATTAGAGATCAGTAACAAATATGTTGTGGAAACTATTAAGCactttaaatttgaaaatagttATACAACAATGTCTACTTTTTGTGTATATCCACTACAAGAAAGCTAATttttagtgataaaaaaaataattagttgttatagtgactaaattagagatcattttagagactaaaaattttttggtttctaaattagtttctattattgtcaaatggtttctaaattggtatctaattaacaagtaaggtttttgctaccaaatttagaaactaaataattggtagttaaaatcttggttgctaattagatatcaatttagaaactatttaacaataatataaactaatttagaaatattttttttagtttctaaaatgttctttaatttagttactataacaactaattatttattttttataaaattaatttttatttgatgtttttCTTGAAGTGATGTTCCATGATTATTACATAGAATCATGAAGAGATAAGATAGAAGCACAAAACAATAGTATATATATTTCATGAATATTCAAGGAAGTAGGATTATGGGAaagtataaaagaaaatttagatTTATTACCTAAAATAATGAGCTTCTTCCTGTTTTCCAATATGCCTGCAAAAGTAGATGAGCAAAGAGGAAATCAAAGGATTCCTAGAGTGTTACGTTGAAGAATTATTTCGAGTGGACGACTGATGTGGACTTAAAATAATtcaagataaatttgtaatggataaaaaacacaatatattttataataacgtatttaaatatatttcgctaaagtttaaaatcaattttaatacaaaaaagaaaaacacaattgtCAAACGAAAATAACACAAATAATCAAGAAGAGATGATGAATGAATTATTTGCGAGAAATTGAGAGTGATATATGTAATTTTGTTAAATGAGAAAAGAAggaatattaattttaaagatgatGAGACGTACTTCTTTGTCAAATCATTcaaatttataacttttaaaatattttttattcttttatatatttttactgtaccaaataattaaatatttaactttatttcttatctatttttaattttttctatttatttgacttaatttaaatttttaaatattttataaatttatatgtttttaattgaattcttatttaataatggttttattaagtttttaattattttttaaaacaccTTGTTGTGATTAGTAATTAGTAATTGCTAATTTGCTTATTGAGTGGGTCAAGTGAGAACATAAAGAAGCAACTACCTAATAATTGTAGGGACCAAGAGAGAGACACAGCAAGACGAGCAAAAATGTGAAGTCAACCAAAGTCTGGTCAACAAAGGAAAGTAACTGAAACCTTCCAGTTATTTTTTGAGTAAATATGTGTAAGCTagcaatatatataataattaatgtgttaaattttattttttaattaaaatatcctaaaatttaatttgtatcctcatttatcttaaactttatcccatatataaatagatattctgaattttaatttttttataattaatgtttaaattcttatttttcttaataaatacctaaaattttaatttttctataattagtatttaaaagtaagtaattttttgtaaataatattcTGACAACTTTGAGtgaaatactaataataataatcgtggtagtagtaataataataataatagtatcttaataaaaaatatttattataaagaagtatatttataaaaaaaatatatatactttaaGAAACAACTACAGTAAATCTAAATTTTGAGGTGtgtatttataaaaaagattaaaaaaaaagaattaacttgagcaaaatcaaaactaaagatatttatttatagattggataaaattgaaaatcaattaCGACAATTAAATTTTGATGCCAGAATTTATAGAAAatggtaaaagaaaaaaaaatatttgacacgtaaaaacattaatttgacaatccattataaaaatatacattagtatttaaattaagtTGTTTGATAGGTGTAGTAAGTTTATTTTAGTGTCATGTAATTCatagaaaataatattgtaTG
This region includes:
- the LOC137837997 gene encoding LEAF RUST 10 DISEASE-RESISTANCEUS RECEPTOR-LIKE PROTEIN KINASE-like 2.5 isoform X1, coding for MRRTTIMNEIHTTLTLSFFLFIAFPYSHSQSPPPPPPCAPQSYMCSINVSATAILDPFWEQSPASQCKGAHPSSQLICYDPYKYDRYEHQNLTVKDIDHTTHTMTLVPTDTVKDVCSPEFLKNYENLNSTLLQYYASVHNVTVFFHGCPLDIPKFPSKRKWTCGEDGVYYFEEAYKEDEMLEKYPLLKQCKRSLRLPSAAPLNHYDDSDDGAGVLQQALNDGFEVYYDVPQHCTRCNESNCGMDGYDGHVVSCEYYCPDQHCSPKRSILENRKKLIILGVLGSAIAGVLILISILCARYKSSTWLASFGLTSKCNQNIEAFLKIDGSLALKRYKLSHLKQMTKNFKEKLGQGGFGTVYKGKLFNGSPIAVKMLSASKENGEEFINEVASISRTSHVNVVSLLGFCLEGRNRALIYEFMSNGSLDKFIYRKSCEVVPPLSWDIIYQIARDIAQGLEYLHKGCNTRIIHFDIKPHNILLDENFYAKISDFGLAKLCPRNESIVSLSDARGTMGYVAPEMWSRNLGRASHKSDVYSYGMMLLEMVGGRKNINAEASRTSEIYFPHWAYNKLELDNDLVPNMVMTTEENKIAKRLAIVGLWCTQTFPNDRPTMSNVINMLEDTVDSLQIPPKPLLSSPTRSVPKYSIS
- the LOC137837997 gene encoding LEAF RUST 10 DISEASE-RESISTANCEUS RECEPTOR-LIKE PROTEIN KINASE-like 2.5 isoform X2, translating into MRRTTIMNEIHTTLTLSFFLFIAFPYSHSQSPPPPPPCAPQSYMCSINVSATAILDPFWEQSPASQCKGAHPSSQLICYDPYKYDRYEHQNLTVKDIDHTTHTMTLVPTDTVKDVCSPEFLKNYENLNSTLLQYYASVHNVTVFFHGCPLDIPKFPSKRKWTCGEDGVYYFEEAYKEDEMLEKYPLLKQCKRSLRLPSAAPLNHYDDSDDGAGVLQQALNDGFEVYYDVPQHCTRCNESNCGMDGYDGHVVSCEYYCPDQHCSPKRSILENRKKLIILAIAGVLILISILCARYKSSTWLASFGLTSKCNQNIEAFLKIDGSLALKRYKLSHLKQMTKNFKEKLGQGGFGTVYKGKLFNGSPIAVKMLSASKENGEEFINEVASISRTSHVNVVSLLGFCLEGRNRALIYEFMSNGSLDKFIYRKSCEVVPPLSWDIIYQIARDIAQGLEYLHKGCNTRIIHFDIKPHNILLDENFYAKISDFGLAKLCPRNESIVSLSDARGTMGYVAPEMWSRNLGRASHKSDVYSYGMMLLEMVGGRKNINAEASRTSEIYFPHWAYNKLELDNDLVPNMVMTTEENKIAKRLAIVGLWCTQTFPNDRPTMSNVINMLEDTVDSLQIPPKPLLSSPTRSVPKYSIS